In Ilumatobacter fluminis, the following proteins share a genomic window:
- the trpS gene encoding tryptophan--tRNA ligase, whose translation MTRVLSCIQPTGVVHLGNYLGALRNWVRDQHDKDVFHGIVDLHALTIAEEPGVVGDATLELAAILFAIGLDPDAATVFVQSHVPEHSQLAWVMECTVSFGELSRMTQFKDKSTKREGKFISAGLFTYPALQAADILLYDTNEVPVGDDQRQHIEITRDIAMRFNHRFGDTFVIPDAVVPAAGARVMDLQDPTSKMSKSASTDAGCVMMLDDPKSIMKKFKRAVTDSDSEVRYDVAEKPGVSSLLDILAAATGRTPQQAAEGYTQYGPLKVDTGEAVVALLEPIQERYRELIADKGELARLLSIGSEKARTVSSATLNRVYDNIGLVRP comes from the coding sequence GTGACTCGCGTGCTCTCCTGTATCCAACCGACCGGCGTCGTCCACCTGGGCAACTACCTGGGGGCGCTGCGCAACTGGGTACGCGACCAGCACGACAAGGACGTGTTCCACGGCATCGTCGACCTCCACGCCCTGACGATCGCCGAGGAGCCCGGCGTCGTCGGAGACGCGACCCTCGAACTGGCGGCGATCCTGTTCGCCATCGGCCTCGATCCCGACGCCGCGACCGTGTTCGTCCAGAGCCACGTCCCGGAGCACTCCCAGCTCGCGTGGGTGATGGAGTGCACCGTGTCGTTCGGCGAGCTCTCGCGCATGACGCAGTTCAAGGACAAGTCGACCAAGCGCGAAGGCAAGTTCATCTCGGCCGGGCTGTTCACGTATCCCGCGCTCCAGGCTGCCGACATCCTGCTCTACGACACGAACGAGGTGCCCGTCGGCGACGACCAGCGCCAACACATCGAGATCACCCGCGACATCGCCATGCGCTTCAACCATCGCTTCGGTGACACGTTCGTGATCCCCGACGCCGTGGTGCCCGCCGCCGGCGCTCGGGTGATGGACCTGCAGGACCCGACGTCGAAGATGTCGAAGTCGGCCAGCACCGATGCCGGCTGCGTCATGATGCTCGACGACCCGAAGTCGATCATGAAGAAGTTCAAGCGCGCCGTCACCGACTCCGACAGCGAGGTCCGCTACGACGTGGCCGAGAAGCCCGGAGTCTCGAGCCTGCTCGACATCCTGGCCGCGGCGACCGGCCGCACGCCGCAGCAGGCTGCCGAGGGCTACACCCAGTACGGCCCGCTCAAGGTCGACACCGGCGAGGCGGTCGTCGCACTGCTCGAGCCGATCCAGGAACGCTACCGCGAGCTGATCGCCGACAAGGGCGAACTCGCCCGACTCCTTTCGATCGGCTCCGAGAAGGCCCGGACGGTGTCGTCGGCCACGCTGAACCGCGTGTACGACAACATCGGTCTCGTGCGGCCGTAA
- a CDS encoding MATE family efflux transporter yields MTETSDADESRKALNRRIVSLAIPALGSLAVEPVYVLVDTAIVGRLGTEQLAGLAIAATVLSFVFAGANFLTYGTTERVARRLGAGDTTGAGNVGVQALWLGVLCGVPLAVVLAVFAEPVARLLGAGDDVLEHATTYLSWSAIGVPFFLVTLAAQGVFRGESDYITPLWILLGANVANLVIELVLVFGLDMGVAGSALSTVIAQVSAALVFLWILRPRMRAAAVRRPSRSGMAPLMSAGKHLLLRVGSMLAVFAGATTIAARIDDETLAAHQIVNSMFIFLALVLDAFAVPAHTLVAEEEGRGDLAGARFVARRSVTLSMIVGVGLGVLIAALSPLIPRVFSDDADVTSTATVGLLWLAVMMIPGAVAFAHDGILIGAGDYRFLGLAALGYLVAVTPIAVFTLLTPSLGISGIWGGLLVWMILRAVVNDRRTRHVLASPA; encoded by the coding sequence GTGACCGAGACGAGCGACGCGGACGAGTCGCGTAAGGCGCTCAACCGCCGCATCGTCTCGCTCGCCATCCCGGCGCTCGGGTCGCTCGCGGTCGAACCGGTCTACGTCCTCGTCGACACCGCCATCGTCGGCCGCCTCGGGACCGAACAGCTCGCCGGCCTGGCCATCGCCGCAACGGTCCTGTCGTTCGTGTTCGCCGGGGCCAACTTCCTGACGTACGGCACCACCGAACGGGTCGCACGGCGGCTCGGCGCCGGTGACACCACGGGCGCCGGCAACGTCGGCGTGCAGGCGCTCTGGTTGGGCGTGCTGTGCGGTGTCCCGCTCGCCGTCGTGCTCGCCGTGTTCGCCGAACCGGTCGCCCGCCTCCTCGGCGCCGGCGACGACGTGCTCGAGCACGCCACCACGTACCTCTCGTGGAGCGCGATCGGGGTGCCGTTCTTCCTCGTCACCCTGGCGGCGCAAGGCGTCTTTCGCGGCGAGTCCGACTACATCACGCCGCTCTGGATCCTGCTCGGAGCGAACGTCGCGAACCTCGTGATCGAGCTGGTGCTCGTGTTCGGACTCGACATGGGCGTCGCCGGATCGGCCCTGTCGACCGTGATCGCCCAGGTGAGCGCCGCGCTGGTGTTCCTCTGGATCCTGCGCCCGCGGATGAGGGCGGCGGCGGTGCGCCGCCCCAGCCGGAGCGGCATGGCGCCGCTGATGTCGGCCGGCAAGCACCTCCTGCTGCGCGTCGGTTCGATGCTGGCGGTATTCGCGGGAGCGACGACGATCGCTGCGCGGATCGACGACGAGACCCTCGCCGCGCACCAGATCGTGAACAGCATGTTCATCTTCCTGGCGCTCGTCCTCGATGCGTTCGCGGTGCCGGCCCACACCCTCGTCGCCGAGGAAGAGGGACGTGGCGACCTGGCCGGAGCTCGTTTCGTGGCCCGACGCTCGGTGACGCTGTCGATGATCGTCGGGGTCGGCCTCGGCGTCCTGATCGCCGCACTGTCGCCGCTGATCCCTCGAGTGTTCAGCGACGATGCCGACGTGACGAGCACGGCGACCGTCGGCCTGCTGTGGCTGGCGGTGATGATGATCCCGGGCGCCGTTGCGTTCGCCCACGACGGGATCCTCATCGGAGCCGGCGACTACCGGTTCCTCGGCCTCGCAGCACTCGGCTACCTGGTCGCGGTCACGCCCATCGCCGTGTTCACCCTGCTGACACCGTCACTCGGGATCAGCGGCATCTGGGGCGGCCTCCTGGTCTGGATGATCCTGCGAGCCGTCGTCAACGACCGCCGCACCCGACACGTCCTCGCCTCCCCCGCCTGA
- the xerD gene encoding site-specific tyrosine recombinase XerD encodes MPLDDAPLDLSLEAEEFLVWLSAERGRARNTVAAYRRDLTQYEAWLRDRGTDVNAVAHDDLVDWVAAQRDSGAAASTTARRLAAIRSFHRFMVTERYRPDDPTGRLDGVRTPSGIPKPLTEAEVTSLLDAVLGNDPLARRDRALLELMYATGARVAEMVGLSVGDVDFDHRMVRLYGKGSKERLVPFGRAAGRALDDWFSPSGRAALVPAQWKRRGDAEAVFLNQRGGRLSRQGVWLIIKKYGQRAGITAELSPHVLRHSCATHLLDHGADLRIVQEMLGHASISTTQVYTRVSQERLWDVYRSAHPRATARSSA; translated from the coding sequence GTGCCCCTCGACGACGCGCCGCTCGACCTGTCGCTCGAGGCCGAGGAGTTCCTCGTGTGGCTGTCGGCCGAACGTGGACGCGCCCGGAACACCGTCGCCGCGTACCGGCGGGACCTGACCCAGTACGAGGCATGGCTACGCGATCGGGGCACCGACGTGAACGCCGTCGCGCACGACGACCTCGTCGACTGGGTCGCTGCCCAGCGCGACTCCGGAGCGGCGGCGTCGACGACCGCTCGCCGGTTGGCCGCCATCCGATCGTTCCATCGCTTCATGGTGACCGAGCGGTACCGTCCCGACGACCCGACCGGCCGCCTCGACGGGGTGCGGACGCCGTCGGGTATCCCGAAACCACTCACCGAGGCCGAGGTGACGAGCCTGCTCGACGCCGTGCTCGGGAACGACCCGTTGGCACGGCGTGATCGTGCGTTGCTCGAGCTGATGTACGCGACCGGTGCACGAGTCGCGGAGATGGTCGGCTTGTCGGTCGGAGACGTCGACTTCGATCATCGAATGGTTCGCCTCTACGGCAAGGGCAGCAAGGAACGGCTCGTCCCGTTCGGCCGTGCTGCGGGACGAGCGCTCGACGACTGGTTCTCGCCCTCCGGCCGCGCCGCGCTGGTGCCGGCGCAGTGGAAGCGGCGCGGAGACGCCGAGGCCGTCTTCCTCAACCAACGCGGCGGGCGACTGAGCCGACAGGGCGTGTGGCTGATCATCAAGAAGTACGGCCAGCGGGCCGGGATCACCGCCGAACTGTCGCCCCACGTGTTGCGGCACTCGTGTGCGACGCACCTGCTCGACCACGGCGCCGATCTGCGTATCGTGCAGGAGATGCTCGGACACGCCTCGATCTCCACGACCCAGGTGTACACCCGGGTCAGCCAGGAGCGCTTGTGGGACGTGTACCGGTCGGCCCACCCTCGGGCGACGGCTCGGAGCTCGGCATGA
- a CDS encoding NUDIX hydrolase, which produces MSDHGFRHVGDRPVHQGYVWHVVVAEFEAPDGSTFERDIVRSPGAVGVVPIIFDPEGQPSVVLVRQYRPPYERAIIEIPAGMRDVEGEPAEETGRRELIEEAGLRATEMVHLIDMYPSPGMTDSVCAIYMATGCEPVAHDRHGPEEESMELLHVPLDDALAMIDRGEIADAKSVCGLLTAHRRLTAQG; this is translated from the coding sequence ATGAGCGACCACGGCTTTCGGCACGTCGGCGACCGGCCAGTCCACCAGGGGTACGTCTGGCACGTCGTCGTCGCCGAGTTCGAGGCACCCGACGGCTCGACGTTCGAACGCGACATCGTCCGGTCCCCGGGCGCGGTCGGGGTCGTGCCGATCATCTTCGACCCGGAAGGTCAGCCGTCGGTGGTGCTCGTGCGTCAGTACCGCCCGCCGTACGAGCGGGCGATCATCGAGATCCCCGCCGGGATGCGCGACGTCGAGGGCGAGCCCGCCGAGGAGACCGGACGCCGCGAACTCATCGAGGAAGCCGGCCTGCGCGCCACCGAGATGGTCCACCTGATCGACATGTATCCCTCGCCGGGCATGACCGACTCGGTGTGTGCGATCTACATGGCGACCGGCTGCGAACCGGTCGCCCACGACCGCCACGGGCCCGAAGAGGAGTCGATGGAGCTGCTCCACGTGCCACTCGACGACGCGCTCGCGATGATCGACCGGGGCGAGATCGCCGACGCCAAGAGCGTGTGCGGCCTGCTGACGGCGCACCGCCGTCTCACCGCACAGGGCTGA
- a CDS encoding CTP synthase, whose translation MPKHIFVTGGVASSLGKGLTASSLGRLLKARGLKVVMQKLDPYINVDPGTMNPYEHGEVFVTDDGGETDLDLGHYERFIDENLTRASNATTGSIYQSVLAAERRGDYLGKTVQVIPHITDEIKRRIHQVATDDTDVVITEVGGTVGDIEILPFLEAIRQYRKDAGRDNVCYIHVTLVPFIGPSAEQKTKPTQHSVTELRSRGIQPDIIVCRSEAPVEVGLKDKISNLCDVPDNAVINAADARNIYELPLILHDEGLDTVALEVLRMETSDIDLSSWQRLVTRVEESTAPVKIGLIGKYIELPDAYLSVVEALKHAGFHHEAKVEIDWIQAEDVEGLLASGRLADLDGIIIPGGFGSRGFEGKIAAAGFAREHDIPCLGICLGLQAMTIDFARNVMGLVDANSTEMDPTTQYAVIDLMHDQRDVSDKGGTQRLGAFYAILEPDSKVHALYGEPVVSERHRHRWELNANWKPRFERSGLRCSGLSPDRRLVEFVELSDHPFWVATQGHPEFKSRPDRAHPLFSGLISAALARRDATPPGLRRMLDEVSEPSSTADTTAE comes from the coding sequence ATGCCGAAGCACATTTTCGTGACCGGAGGGGTTGCCAGCTCACTCGGCAAGGGTCTGACCGCGAGCTCCCTCGGCCGCCTGTTGAAGGCGCGTGGGTTGAAGGTCGTGATGCAGAAGCTCGACCCGTACATCAACGTCGACCCCGGCACGATGAACCCGTACGAGCACGGTGAGGTGTTCGTCACCGACGACGGCGGCGAGACCGATCTCGACCTCGGCCACTACGAGCGCTTCATCGACGAGAACCTCACCCGGGCGTCGAACGCGACGACCGGCTCGATCTACCAGTCGGTCCTGGCCGCCGAGCGGCGTGGCGACTACCTCGGCAAGACGGTCCAGGTGATCCCGCACATCACCGACGAGATCAAGCGGCGCATCCACCAGGTGGCGACCGACGACACCGACGTCGTCATCACCGAGGTCGGCGGCACCGTCGGCGACATCGAGATCCTCCCGTTCCTGGAGGCGATCCGCCAGTACCGCAAGGACGCCGGGCGCGACAACGTCTGCTACATCCACGTGACGCTGGTGCCGTTCATCGGCCCGTCCGCCGAACAGAAGACGAAGCCGACGCAGCACTCGGTGACCGAGCTGCGCAGCCGCGGCATCCAGCCCGACATCATCGTGTGCCGCAGCGAAGCGCCGGTCGAGGTCGGGCTCAAGGACAAGATCTCGAACCTCTGCGACGTCCCCGACAACGCGGTGATCAACGCCGCCGACGCCCGCAACATCTACGAGCTGCCCCTGATCCTGCACGACGAGGGTCTCGACACGGTGGCGCTCGAAGTGCTCCGGATGGAGACGAGCGACATCGATCTGTCGTCGTGGCAGCGCCTCGTCACCCGCGTCGAGGAATCGACCGCACCCGTCAAGATCGGCCTGATCGGCAAGTACATCGAGCTGCCCGACGCGTACCTGTCGGTCGTCGAGGCGCTCAAGCACGCCGGCTTCCATCACGAGGCCAAGGTCGAGATCGACTGGATCCAGGCCGAAGACGTCGAGGGCCTGCTCGCCTCCGGTCGGCTCGCCGACCTCGACGGCATCATCATCCCCGGTGGGTTCGGCTCGCGCGGCTTCGAGGGCAAGATCGCGGCGGCCGGCTTCGCCCGTGAACACGACATCCCGTGCCTCGGCATCTGCCTCGGCTTGCAGGCGATGACGATCGATTTCGCCCGCAACGTGATGGGCCTGGTCGACGCCAACTCGACCGAGATGGACCCGACCACCCAGTACGCCGTGATCGACCTGATGCACGACCAGCGCGACGTCAGCGACAAGGGCGGCACCCAGCGCCTCGGCGCCTTCTACGCGATCCTCGAACCCGACAGCAAGGTCCACGCCCTCTACGGCGAACCCGTCGTCAGCGAACGCCACCGTCACCGGTGGGAGCTCAACGCCAACTGGAAGCCGCGGTTCGAGCGGTCGGGCCTGCGCTGCAGTGGCTTGTCGCCCGATCGCCGACTCGTCGAGTTCGTCGAGCTGTCCGATCACCCCTTCTGGGTCGCGACCCAGGGTCACCCCGAGTTCAAGAGCCGTCCCGACCGGGCCCACCCGCTCTTCAGCGGGCTGATCTCGGCGGCGCTCGCTCGGCGCGACGCCACGCCGCCCGGGCTGCGCCGCATGCTCGACGAGGTCAGCGAACCGTCGTCGACCGCCGACACGACCGCCGAGTGA